The DNA window GTCGCCTCCGCGGACGCCCGCAGCCGGTTGCCCATGACGAACCAGATGAACAGGATGCCGAGCACGCAGCCGAGCGCCTCCCACAGGGCCTTCATCCCGACCAGGTACGCCTCGCCGGTCAGGCCGAGGATCAGCCACGCCGACTCGCCGGTCGCGCGCTCGGAGAGCGCCATGGCGACGCCGCCGACCCGCCTGCCGCCGGCGATGTAGTCGGCGGAGCTCTTGGACATCCGCGCCGTCCAGACGGTGATGCCGACCAGGAGGGCCAGGTAGGCGACGAAGACGATGATCATGGGGCGGTTATAGCCGAGACCCGGCGGGCGGGGGAAGGGGGAGGCGTGGGGCGGGGAGGGGGCGCTCCATTCGCCCACCCGAAAACGCGCACTTTTTTCCCTCCCTGTTCACTTTTTCGTCAACCTCCGCCCGGATCGTCCGATCTCGATAGCGTTGCCTCGGTCCAGATCAGATGAACGCCAGCCTCGCTTTCAGCCGCGCCCACGAGGAGCGCGGTCAGGATTCTCCTGCGCGACAAGTCGCTTCGGAGACAAGCCCGGTGGGCTTCTCGTTTCGACAGCCTGGAGGGCTTCGTCATCCTGGCCGCGGCCCTGGTGGCCGCGGTCCTTGTCCTTGGACAGCGTGAGCTTGTTCTCCGATCGAGTGTAGCGGACCGAAGATCTGCGATTCAGGTTTGCTGCGCCACGGCGCACGAGGCGGCGCCACACAAGCACCGATGAGGAGGACGAGATGAAGAACACGCAAGACCCGCTGGATCTGCTGCCCGCGCTCGAGGAGCGCCCGGGACCGCGCAAGGACGCCTCCACTGCGCGACAGGAGGCTCGGCCGCCACGATAGGATGTCCTGTCGCCGCGAGAGGGCAGACCGCCCGCGCGAGAGGGATCGAATCAACCGCGTCGGGACGACGTCGAAAACATGGAGAACGTGGGGGACGCGCCGTACGAGGTGGCGCGGGCGCGCGAGATTCAGTAGATTAGATCGAAACGACTACGAGGCGACTGCGGACGATGGCGCACTGCATCCACTGCGACGAAGAGCACGGCGACGGCGTCGACTTCTGCCCGAAGACGGGCCGCCCGATCACCGACGTCATGCAGCGGTTGCTCGGCCGCACGATCGCGGGCCGCTACAAGCTCGTGAGGTGCATCGGCCAGGGAGGCATGGGCACGATCTTCGAGGCCGAGCACACGCTCATCGGCTCGAAGGTCGCGGTCAAGCTGCTCCACGAGGCGTTCGCCGCGCAGCGCGAGCCGGTGCAGCGGCTGTACCGCGAGGCGCGGG is part of the Pseudomonadota bacterium genome and encodes:
- a CDS encoding sodium/proline symporter, giving the protein MIIVFVAYLALLVGITVWTARMSKSSADYIAGGRRVGGVAMALSERATGESAWLILGLTGEAYLVGMKALWEALGCVLGILFIWFVMGNRLRASAEATGALTITSLISRRFPGAEKAISSLASLVIIFFLLFYIEAQFYGGGKVLYNTFGIPQFWGVVIGSLVVVFYCMIGGFITVVATDVVQAGPMIV